The Phycisphaerae bacterium nucleotide sequence GCCGAATCCGCTTGGTCGGCGAACTGCTCGGGGGCGCCTTGGCACGGATGCGTGCCGACCTTGAGATCCGGCGGCATGTGGACCGCTTGGCGGAAGCCCAGCTCATCGCGCACCTGGGGAACTGGGAGTGGGACCTTCTGAACGACGAATTGAAGTGGTCGGACGAGGTGTACAGAATCTTCAATGTGAATCCCCGGGAATTCAGTTCCAGCATGGATGAGTTCTGGACATTCGTCCATCCTGACGACCTGGCGGCGGTCCGGCGGGAGGCACAACGCGCGACGGCGGGTCCCCGTGGCATCTTCACGGTCGATCACCGGATTGTACGCCGCGATGGGTCCTGTCGAGTGGTCCGCGAACTGGCCATCCCGGAATTCGATCGGGACGGACGGGCCGTCCGACTGGCCGGAACCGTCCAGGACATTACTGAGATCCGCGCGGCCTACGAGGAGATTCGCCGGCTCAAGGACCAACTGGAAGCCGAGAACGTCTACCTGCGCGAGGAACTGACTAGCGTCACCGGGTATGGCGGGATCGTGGGCACCAGCGATGCCATCCGTCGACTGATCGCCCAGGCCCAACAGGTCGCACCGACCAATTCCACCGTCCTGATCCTTGGCGAGACCGGCACCGGCAAGGAACTGCTCGCACACTTCATCCACGCTCAAAGCCTACGCAAGAGCCAACTTCTCATCACCACCAACCTCGCCGCCATACCAGCAACGCTCGTCGAGAGCGAGCTGTTCGGGCGCGAGAAGGGGGCGTTCACTGGCGCCCTGACGAGACAGATCGGCCGCTTCGAGGCCGCCGACGGCGGCACGATCTTCCTCGACGAGATCGGCGAGATGCCCGCGGAAACGCAGGCCAAACTCCTCCGCGTGCTCCAGAGCGGCGAGTTTGAGCGGCTCGGCACTTCAAAGACCATGCGCGTCAACGTTCGCGTGATCGCGGCCACGAACCGCGATCTGTCCGCCGCCGTGCGCAACGGCACGTTCCGGCAGGACCTGTACTACCGCCTGAATGTGTTTCCCATCACGGTGCCCCCGCTGCGCGACCGCCGGGAGGACATTCCCCAACTGGCCTGGGCGTTCATCAAGGAGTTTGGGGAGAAGATGGGCAAGCCGATCAGCCACATCAATCGCACCAGCATGGCGGCTCTTCAGGCGTACTTGTGGCCCGGCAATATCCGCGAGCTCCGCAACGTGATCGAGCGGTCGATGATTCTCACGCAGAGGAAAGAGTTGAGCGTAACGTTGCCCCAATCGGCCGGTAAAGCGCGGGATGCCGGGGCGCAGATGCAAGAGGTCGAACGGCGGCACATTCGCCACATCCTTGAGACCACAGGGGGGCGCATCCGAGGCAAGGGCGGCGCCGCCGAACTGCTCGGCCTCAAGGTGTCCACGCTCTACTCTCGAATGAAGAAGCTGAGCATCCGGCGGGATGCGTAGCCGCCGCGCCGATTGACACTCATCCGTTGCGGTAGCAGACGTGCAGCTCGTCAGGCTGAACTTCAAGAAAGGCCGAAACGTTGACTGTCCCAACGACTGTCCCAAACCGCACGTTCATAGTCATGGATCATCGTGGTAGAGGCATCAATCATCGCAGGCCGCTAAGTCCTGTAACAGCTACCGCTTCCGCATGAAATGGCGTTTTTGGCACGCCTGCGCGGATAGGGCGATATCAATCCCGCCCTCTCCGTTTCTAAGTCCTTGTGAATACCCATGCGGCAGGCGGGCGAGCCTTGGTTCATGCGGACAATCAAACGGCTTTGCTCATACATTGGGCTCTCATTTGACGCGACCCCGAACGCCAACTACAATTCGGTCGCATGAAGAGGATAGTGGCCATCATGCTGATCTGCTGGTCCCTGCTCATAGGGCCGACGCTCTGTGTGGGCGCTATCCTCGCACACCCGTGCGACTGCGGCCCGACTTGCGGGGAGTGCTTGCCCCAGCAGGAAGGCAATCAGGGGCCTTGCCATGCCGATCCATGCCGGACCGCGGTTGTCGGCAAGCCGGCCACCGACGAAGAAGAAACGCCCTCTCCAGTGGTATCCGCGGCTGCGTGTGATTTCGCCGTCATGCCCTCTCCTCTTCCCCCGATTCCGGTAACCAGCAAGGGCGGCTGCCCACGGGAGACCATACGAAACTGCGGGGAATCGCCGCCCGTCGGTGGCTTCTTGCCGCTTCTGATCTGATCCTCGCGACGTCTCTCTCTCGG carries:
- a CDS encoding sigma 54-interacting transcriptional regulator, which codes for RIRLVGELLGGALARMRADLEIRRHVDRLAEAQLIAHLGNWEWDLLNDELKWSDEVYRIFNVNPREFSSSMDEFWTFVHPDDLAAVRREAQRATAGPRGIFTVDHRIVRRDGSCRVVRELAIPEFDRDGRAVRLAGTVQDITEIRAAYEEIRRLKDQLEAENVYLREELTSVTGYGGIVGTSDAIRRLIAQAQQVAPTNSTVLILGETGTGKELLAHFIHAQSLRKSQLLITTNLAAIPATLVESELFGREKGAFTGALTRQIGRFEAADGGTIFLDEIGEMPAETQAKLLRVLQSGEFERLGTSKTMRVNVRVIAATNRDLSAAVRNGTFRQDLYYRLNVFPITVPPLRDRREDIPQLAWAFIKEFGEKMGKPISHINRTSMAALQAYLWPGNIRELRNVIERSMILTQRKELSVTLPQSAGKARDAGAQMQEVERRHIRHILETTGGRIRGKGGAAELLGLKVSTLYSRMKKLSIRRDA